A genomic segment from Nicotiana sylvestris chromosome 1, ASM39365v2, whole genome shotgun sequence encodes:
- the LOC104222291 gene encoding uncharacterized protein, giving the protein MSTVSKPTDTLASTTDSSTIAGTGSTASGMTGVVNSAHSYYLHPSNYPGMNLVSSVFDGKSYEGWRRATVIALSAKNKLGFIDGSLAVPAADSGLQKHWARCNDMVLSWLLDSLSKKIAESVLYSQSAKDLWGDLKDRFGQTNGAKLFQLQKELSAIIQGNSSVSRYFTKIKNLWDELDALNTFSACVCECDYGAKAKT; this is encoded by the coding sequence ATGAGTACTGTTTCCAAACCTACTGATACACTAGCTTCAACTACAGATTCTTCTACTATAGCTGGTACTGGATCTACTGCTTCAGGGATGACTGGTGTAGTGAATTCAGCTCATTCTTACTATCTTCATCCCTCGAATTATCCAGGGATGAATCTTGTCTCTTCAGTGTTCGATGGAAAGAGTTATGAGGGCTGGAGAAGAGCTACGGTAATAGCATTATCTGCTAAGAACAAGCTAGGTTTCATTGATGGATCCCTAGCTGTTCCAGCTGCTGATTCTGGGCTTCAAAAGCACTGGGCTCGTTGTAATGACATGGTACTGTCATGGCTGCTCGACTCTTTGTCAAAGAAAATTGCAGAGAGTGTCTTGTACTCTCAAAGTGCCAAAGATCTTTGGGGAGACCTTAAAGACAGGTTTGGTCAGACAAATGGGGCAAAATTGTTCCAATTGCAGAAAGAGTTAAGTGCAATAATTCAAGGTAATAGTAGTGTATCAAGGTATTTcactaaaataaaaaatctatGGGATGAATTAGATGCTTTAAACACCTTTTCTGCTTGTGTTTGTGAATGTGATTATGGAGCTAAGGCTAAAACCTAA
- the LOC104222286 gene encoding uncharacterized protein isoform X1 — MEEEKLSEFCKSSYHLDLDTMLQNYTEEKKRQLPGGRQHDSSKEEVNRAHEDLIREISLLELDILCLEKHLLSMYRKTFAKCLKSLSKTNSTPNERRLSEIKEQNGKPKENQMTNTSPILPPLDNPIKECDDTQKLVDSTILRCHSSLSHAAFSFRASPSVAALVEAVDSYHSLPLSMLEHAQLSTSNRSLAEHFVPNCFNNYHGSPSQLSEEMIKCISAIYCQLADPPFFGHDLSLSPISVSSSKLECFPQAQGDIQGQQCRENSFSGSSLNNLFHIEDSKGFSRCFVRMVEVQGLRRDSQSLNGAEHMLKQFRYLVSKLEEVDPRKMRHGEKLAFWINVHNALVMHAFLVHGIPRSNLKRASLLLKAAYNIGGNTVSADRIQNSILRCQLPRPGQWLQSLFFTKQRFKAGDARKGYALEHPDPRLRFTLCSGNHSDNVLRLYTSKRVFEELEVAKDEYIQANIRVNKEQKLVLPKNVESYIKEINLGTSGFFEMMEQALPSYLRKKIQQPEQRKLWKKIDWIPHNFTFRYLISSELVE; from the exons ATGGAGGAAGAAAAGCTTAGTGAATTCTGCAAATCTTCATACCATCTTGACTTG GACACTATGTTACAGAACTATACAGAGGAGAAGAAAAGACAATTACCTGGCGGCAGACAACATGATTCTTCTAAGGAAGAAGTTAAT CGTGCTCATGAAGATCTGATTAGAGAAATTTCTCTTCTGGAGCTGGATATTTTGTGTTTGGAGAAGCATCTCCTTTCAATGTATCGAAAAACATTTGCTAAATGCTTAAAATCACTGTCAAAAACTAATTCAACTCCCAACGAAAGGAGACTTTCAGAAATCAAAGAGCAAAATGGCAAGCCAAAGGAAAATCAAATGACTAATACTAGTCCTATTTTACCACCTTTGGATAATCCAATCAAAGAATGTGATGACACACAAAAACTAGTTGATTCTACCATTTTGAGATGCCATTCTTCCCTATCACATGCTGCTTTTTCCTTCAGAGCTTCACCTTCAGTTGCAGCTCTTGTTGAGGCTGTAGACTCATACCATTCTTTGCCTTTATCAATGCTCGAG CACGCTCAGCTGTCAACTTCTAATAGGAGTCTCGCGGAGCATTTTGTTCCCAATTGTTTTAATAATTATCATGGCTCGCCAAGCCAGCTGTCAGAAGAAATGATCAAGTGCATTTCAGCCATATATTGTCAGCTTGCTGATCCGCCTTTCTTTGGCCATGATTTAAGTTTGTCTCCCATCTCAGTCTCATCATCAAAACTGGAATGTTTTCCTCAAGCTCAGGGTGATATCCAGGGACAGCAATGCAGAGAAAATTCATTTTCTGGTTCGTCGTTGAACAATCTGTTCCACATTGAAGATTCAAAGGGATTTAGCAGATGTTTTGTCAGAATGGTTGAGGTGCAAGGGCTGCGTCGAGATAGCCAGAGCTTAAATGGTGCAGAGCACATGCTAAAGCAATTTAG GTATCTGGTCTCAAAGTTGGAAGAAGTTGACCCTAGGAAAATGAGACATGGAGAGAAACTAGCTTTTTGGATTAATGTCCACAATGCACTAGTGATGCAT GCATTTTTGGTTCATGGGATTCCAAGAAGTAATCTAAAGAGAGCATCTCTACTTCTTAAG GCAGCTTACAACATTGGAGGGAATACAGTAAGCGCAGACAGGATTCAAAATTCTATACTACGATGCCAGTTGCCTCGTCCTGGTCAG TGGCTTCAATCATTGTTCTTTACTAAACAAAGATTTAAGGCTGGAGATGCACGAAAGGGATATGCATTAGAGCATCCAGATCCTCGCCTACGCTTTACTCTCTGCTCAGGAAACCATTCTGATAATGTG CTTCGTCTGTACACATCGAAGAGAGTGTTCGAAGAACTAGAAGTGGCTAAAGACGAGTACATTCAGGCAAACATAAGGGTAAACAAAGAACAAAAACTAGTCCTTCCAAAGAATGTGGAATCTTATATTAAAGAGATAAATTTGGGCACATCTGGTTTTTTCGAAATGATGGAGCAAGCATTACCTTCTTATTTGAGGAAGAAAATTCAGCAGCCCGAGCAACGTAAGTTGTGGAAGAAAATTGATTGGATTCCTCACAACTTCACTTTCCGCTACCTTATTTCAAGTGAATTGGTTGAGTGA
- the LOC104222286 gene encoding uncharacterized protein isoform X2 yields MEEEKLSEFCKSSYHLDLDTMLQNYTEEKKRQLPGGRQHDSSKEEVNRAHEDLIREISLLELDILCLEKHLLSMYRKTFAKCLKSLSKTNSTPNERRLSEIKEQNGKPKENQMTNTSPILPPLDNPIKECDDTQKLVDSTILRCHSSLSHAAFSFRASPSVAALVEAVDSYHSLPLSMLEHAQLSTSNRSLAEHFVPNCFNNYHGSPSQLSEEMIKCISAIYCQLADPPFFGHDLSLSPISVSSSKLECFPQAQGDIQGQQCRENSFSGSSLNNLFHIEDSKGFSRCFVRMVEVQGLRRDSQSLNGAEHMLKQFRYLVSKLEEVDPRKMRHGEKLAFWINVHNALVMHAFLVHGIPRSNLKRASLLLKAAYNIGGNTVSADRIQNSILRCQLPRPGQI; encoded by the exons ATGGAGGAAGAAAAGCTTAGTGAATTCTGCAAATCTTCATACCATCTTGACTTG GACACTATGTTACAGAACTATACAGAGGAGAAGAAAAGACAATTACCTGGCGGCAGACAACATGATTCTTCTAAGGAAGAAGTTAAT CGTGCTCATGAAGATCTGATTAGAGAAATTTCTCTTCTGGAGCTGGATATTTTGTGTTTGGAGAAGCATCTCCTTTCAATGTATCGAAAAACATTTGCTAAATGCTTAAAATCACTGTCAAAAACTAATTCAACTCCCAACGAAAGGAGACTTTCAGAAATCAAAGAGCAAAATGGCAAGCCAAAGGAAAATCAAATGACTAATACTAGTCCTATTTTACCACCTTTGGATAATCCAATCAAAGAATGTGATGACACACAAAAACTAGTTGATTCTACCATTTTGAGATGCCATTCTTCCCTATCACATGCTGCTTTTTCCTTCAGAGCTTCACCTTCAGTTGCAGCTCTTGTTGAGGCTGTAGACTCATACCATTCTTTGCCTTTATCAATGCTCGAG CACGCTCAGCTGTCAACTTCTAATAGGAGTCTCGCGGAGCATTTTGTTCCCAATTGTTTTAATAATTATCATGGCTCGCCAAGCCAGCTGTCAGAAGAAATGATCAAGTGCATTTCAGCCATATATTGTCAGCTTGCTGATCCGCCTTTCTTTGGCCATGATTTAAGTTTGTCTCCCATCTCAGTCTCATCATCAAAACTGGAATGTTTTCCTCAAGCTCAGGGTGATATCCAGGGACAGCAATGCAGAGAAAATTCATTTTCTGGTTCGTCGTTGAACAATCTGTTCCACATTGAAGATTCAAAGGGATTTAGCAGATGTTTTGTCAGAATGGTTGAGGTGCAAGGGCTGCGTCGAGATAGCCAGAGCTTAAATGGTGCAGAGCACATGCTAAAGCAATTTAG GTATCTGGTCTCAAAGTTGGAAGAAGTTGACCCTAGGAAAATGAGACATGGAGAGAAACTAGCTTTTTGGATTAATGTCCACAATGCACTAGTGATGCAT GCATTTTTGGTTCATGGGATTCCAAGAAGTAATCTAAAGAGAGCATCTCTACTTCTTAAG GCAGCTTACAACATTGGAGGGAATACAGTAAGCGCAGACAGGATTCAAAATTCTATACTACGATGCCAGTTGCCTCGTCCTGGTCAG ATTTAA